The segment CCTGAACAATCTGCGGGCTGCCGCCGACCGTGTCCGTCCGGACAAGGTGGTGGTGATGCCGGCCGGGCTTTCACCGTTCAAGCAGCACACTTCGGCCCCGGGTGCGCTGCGGCTGGAAATGTGCAGCTGCTTCCATGTACTGGAAGAGGGGATGGATGCCATCCCGCAGCTAGAAGTCAGCGGGTGGGAGGTAGCTCAGGCCGAAGCCGGGAGCCACAATTACACGGTGCTCACGGTGGAAAAGCTGGCCCGGGACTACCCCGGGGCACAGCTGTACCTTGCCATCGGCAGTGATATGCTGCTGAGCTTTGACGGCTGGCACCGCTGGCAGGATATCCTACGCCTTGCCCATCTGGTGGTCACCAGCCGCAATGTGGGCGATGCGCCGGAGCTGCACGCAAAGGCTCTCCGGCTGGACCCCACCGGGGCACGCATCCTGTTTGCACCGGTACAGGCGCTGCCCATGGCCAGCAGCGACATCCGCACCCGTCTGGCTGCAGGCGAAGGGTGCGAAGCTGAGCTGCCGGAGGCAGTGCGGGCGGTCATCCGCCGGGAGAAACTCTACAAAAAGGAAGTATCAGCCAATGAACCTCAAACAGGCAAAGGAGCTTGTGCGCGGCCGCTTGAGCGATAAGCGCTATGAGCATACCTTGAATGTGAAAAAAATGGCCGTCAAGCTGGCAAAGATCTACGGTGAGGACGAGGAGCGGGCCGCGCTGGCAGCCCTGCTGCACGATTCCGCCAAGGAGATCAGCAAGGATGAGATGCGCGAGATCCTGCGCGCTTACCCCCAGTATGCCGAGGGCGGCGAAGAGCGCCCGGCCCCGGTGTGGCACGGCGTGTGCGCCGCGATCCTAGCCCGCACCCAGTGGGGTGTGACCGACGAAGCGGTGCTTTCTGCCATTGCCTGCCACACGGCGGGCAAACCCGGCATGACCCGGCTTGACAAAATTTTGTATCTGGCCGATATGACCAGCGCTGAACGGGACTGGCCCGGCGTGGAAAAGCTGCGCAAGCTGGAAAAAAAGGATCTGGATGCCGCCATGCTGGCCGCGCTGAAGCAGACCAACGATTTCGTGCTCTCGCAGGGCAAGCCTCTGGACCCGATGTCCAAAGCGGCCTATGAGGATATCCTGGCCTGCAGCGGGCAGAATGAAAGGGAAGAAACGGCAGAAAGCAAAGGTCTCTGACCGGATGCAGAAAACAGATTGCAGATTCTGCCGGACAATGTTATACTAAAGACTATGACAGGTCTTGCAGAGAACCTTTTGCACGACTGTGAAAATCTGGAGGATACAAAAAAGCATGAGCCAGACGCCACGCCATATCAATACCGATCGTTCGCTGAAGCGCCCGGAGCGGGCGGCAGATGCACCGCGTCACGCCGCGTCCAGCACGGATGCAAAGCAGAGCACAGGCGGTGCACACAATGAGCCGCCCCGCCGTCCGGCACAGGGCAGCGGACAGAATGAACCGCCGCGCCGCCGCAATAAGAAAAAGAAAACGCCCCTCTGGCTGCCTTTTGCAGTGGTCATGGCCATCATCGCGGTGATCTCCGGTGTGGTGGTGTATGGCGTAAGCCTTGTGAACAAGGTGGAGGACAGCATCCGTCCGGACGACAGCACCCCCACCATTGAGGAAGAGGTCAAGACAGCTGAGGAATACAAGGGCGATGTAGTGAACATTCTGGTCTGCGGCATCGACTATGAAGAGGGCCGTAATTATTCCAACGACCCCACTTCCAACGACGGCATGACCGACATGATCCTGTATGTGCAGTTCGACATCAAGAACGGCGCACTGCGGATGCTGCAGATCCCCCGCAACAGCCTTGTCACCACCAAGAACAAAAAGATTACCCTTTCCAATGGAAAGACCTACGCCGCCACGAATTATCAGATCAACTCGGTGGCGATCTCCAACGGCGGCAGCATCGCCGCTCTGGCCGATGTCATCTACGACCAGTTCCGGCTGCCCATCGATTACTATGTGACGGTGGATATGCAGGCACTGGTGGATATGGTGGATAACTTTGGCGGCATCGAGGTGTATATCCCCCACGACATGTCCTACGGCGGCAGCAAGCTGCTCAAGGGCTACCGCAATCTGAACGGTGCATCGGCAGAGTTCTTTGTGCGCTGCCGCCACGGCGACGGCTACGCCAATTCCGATATCGACCGCCTGAACATGCAGCGCTATTTCTATGCCGGCCTGTTCAAGCGTGCCCGCGCCATGGGTGTCACCGATATCCTGAACCAGCTGCCGCTGGTGTTCAAGAACTATATCAAGACGGATATGGACATTTCCACCATTGCAAAGCTGGTGGTGTCCTTCCTCAAGCTCGACAGCTCCAACATCATTCTGGCGCAGACGCCGGTGTTCATGGGCGTGCCCAATGTGGGCAAGACCGACACCTTTGCCGGTTACTCCTGCGTGGTGCCGGATGCGGGTTCCATTGCAAACCTGCTCAACCAGTATTTCTGCACCTACACCGGCCCCATTGATGTGAGCGAAATGAACCTTGTCACCGACGAGTGGCCCCACGGCAGTGCATCCACCGATGCCAACGTGCAGTATATGGGCCGCATCGATAAGGAGTCGGACGATGCCATCCTGAACGGCGATACAGACCTTGATGGCGCTGTTACCACCGACGGTCAGGCCGCAGGCTCCGCAAACTGAAACTGACAGAAAGGAAAAACATATGGAGAACTTCAACGACAGCAAGGCGCTTGCCATTGAGATCGCAAAGATCCTGGATAAGAAAAAGGCCCACGATGTGCGCGTGCTCAAGGTGGAAAGCCTGACCGTGCTCACCGATTACTTTGTCATTGCCTCCGGCACTTCCACCACGCAGGTGGCGTCTCTGGCCGACGAGGTGGAGTACGAGCTTTCCCAGAAGGGTCTGGAGCCCTACAGCACGGAGGGCTACGACTCCAAGAACTGGGTGCTGCTGGATTATTCCAACGTCATCGTGCACGTATTCGTGCCCAACACCCGCACCTATTACGATCTGGAGCACCTGTGGGCAGATGGTGAGCCCATTGATATCTCCGAGTACCTCACCCCCGACAGCACCCTTGAA is part of the Faecalibacterium sp. HTF-F genome and harbors:
- the rsfS gene encoding ribosome silencing factor, coding for MENFNDSKALAIEIAKILDKKKAHDVRVLKVESLTVLTDYFVIASGTSTTQVASLADEVEYELSQKGLEPYSTEGYDSKNWVLLDYSNVIVHVFVPNTRTYYDLEHLWADGEPIDISEYLTPDSTLE
- the yqeK gene encoding bis(5'-nucleosyl)-tetraphosphatase (symmetrical) YqeK — translated: MNLKQAKELVRGRLSDKRYEHTLNVKKMAVKLAKIYGEDEERAALAALLHDSAKEISKDEMREILRAYPQYAEGGEERPAPVWHGVCAAILARTQWGVTDEAVLSAIACHTAGKPGMTRLDKILYLADMTSAERDWPGVEKLRKLEKKDLDAAMLAALKQTNDFVLSQGKPLDPMSKAAYEDILACSGQNEREETAESKGL
- the nadD gene encoding nicotinate (nicotinamide) nucleotide adenylyltransferase, with amino-acid sequence MKVLLYGGTFDPPHNGHLNNLRAAADRVRPDKVVVMPAGLSPFKQHTSAPGALRLEMCSCFHVLEEGMDAIPQLEVSGWEVAQAEAGSHNYTVLTVEKLARDYPGAQLYLAIGSDMLLSFDGWHRWQDILRLAHLVVTSRNVGDAPELHAKALRLDPTGARILFAPVQALPMASSDIRTRLAAGEGCEAELPEAVRAVIRREKLYKKEVSANEPQTGKGACARPLER
- a CDS encoding LCP family protein — translated: MSQTPRHINTDRSLKRPERAADAPRHAASSTDAKQSTGGAHNEPPRRPAQGSGQNEPPRRRNKKKKTPLWLPFAVVMAIIAVISGVVVYGVSLVNKVEDSIRPDDSTPTIEEEVKTAEEYKGDVVNILVCGIDYEEGRNYSNDPTSNDGMTDMILYVQFDIKNGALRMLQIPRNSLVTTKNKKITLSNGKTYAATNYQINSVAISNGGSIAALADVIYDQFRLPIDYYVTVDMQALVDMVDNFGGIEVYIPHDMSYGGSKLLKGYRNLNGASAEFFVRCRHGDGYANSDIDRLNMQRYFYAGLFKRARAMGVTDILNQLPLVFKNYIKTDMDISTIAKLVVSFLKLDSSNIILAQTPVFMGVPNVGKTDTFAGYSCVVPDAGSIANLLNQYFCTYTGPIDVSEMNLVTDEWPHGSASTDANVQYMGRIDKESDDAILNGDTDLDGAVTTDGQAAGSAN